The Kineothrix sp. IPX-CK genomic interval CAGGTAGATTTTGACCGGGGCCTGCGACAGATTACCGAATATCTTTTGGACAGTAAGCGCTATAAGGGTGTTGGCTATATCGGCGGATTGTATGAAAGCGGTAATATCCGCATCGGCTACCATCGACTGGATGGATTAAAAAGCATTTTAAAAGAACGGGACTGTTATGAACCGGATTTTTTCCATGTAGGAGAAATCAGCCGGGAAAGCGGCTATGAGCTGGCTAAGAAAGCAGCTTTGAGCGGCAGCCTTGCCGAAGCCATGCTTCTGGGCAGCGATGAAGTAGCCGAGGGGGCATTGGAGGCTTTTCGCGAACTGGGCCTGCGTGTTCCAAAAGATGTTGCGGTTGTCATTTATCAGGATATTGAAACACTTCATACGAAATGGCCCACCGGTACGTGTGTGGAAATGTTCCCGGACTATGTATGGCAGAATGCTATTGAGCTGCTGCTTGACCGTATCGGCGGAAAGCGGATGCAGGCCGTGAC includes:
- a CDS encoding LacI family DNA-binding transcriptional regulator, which gives rise to MATVKDVARIAQVSAAAVSRVLNRDDNISVTSEVRMRIIKAAHDLGYIPPKQRKAMKTSKKLTIGVADWQIIRQTHANMRLSSLDCLVQMMTSEYDITFKRLLFGHIENVDGVIAFGVFTEEEKAFLRSVSYHIVFINSDQHNYEYDQVQVDFDRGLRQITEYLLDSKRYKGVGYIGGLYESGNIRIGYHRLDGLKSILKERDCYEPDFFHVGEISRESGYELAKKAALSGSLAEAMLLGSDEVAEGALEAFRELGLRVPKDVAVVIYQDIETLHTKWPTGTCVEMFPDYVWQNAIELLLDRIGGKRMQAVTVTVPTHIKIGDTA